One Dreissena polymorpha isolate Duluth1 chromosome 9, UMN_Dpol_1.0, whole genome shotgun sequence genomic window carries:
- the LOC127844968 gene encoding uncharacterized protein LOC127844968 produces MAVRLLFQYAVLFVGLANVRANCPMCTHFAFGVAHAPKGYVEFIRPSLDNVLKNLNTCNGVDAKVCSHRTICTTYYALMHGKGQKNVDPDIEISVELIIRGCQERSSSDVDRCIPVGDTISPANPMVNGIFAVYDHFSMNARSCISEQPMQFKLAIPESYVTTGSAPNGAPYVSAFVQNTFLFGIFLTLSLN; encoded by the exons ATGGCCGTACgtttattatttcaatatgcAGTTTTGTTTGTAGGACTTGCCAATGTACGAG CAAACTGCCCGATGTGCACACACTTTGCCTTCGGGGTAGCGCACGCTCCGAAGGGATATGTGGAGTTTATACGACCAAGTCTAGATAATGTTTTAAAGAATCTGAACACATGCAACGGGGTCGATGCCAAAGTTTGTTCACACCGAACCATATGTACCACTTACTACGCTCTGATGCACGGCAAGGGGCAGAAGAACGTGGATCCCG ATATCGAAATTTCGGTAGAATTGATTATACGTGGATGTCAAGAGAGGTCAAGTTCTGACGTCGATAGATGTATTCCTGTTGGGGATACCATTAGCCCCGCCAACCCGATGGTCAACGGCATCTTCGCAGTGTACGACCACTTCAGCATGAACGCACGGTCGTGCATCAGCGAGCAACCGATGCAGTTCAAACTGGCAATCCCAGAGAGCTACGTCACTACCGGCTCTGCACCCAACGGCGCGCCTTATGTGTCAGCATTTGTTCAGAACACATTCCTGTTTGGAATATTCCTGACACTGTCTCTGAACTGA